Part of the Citrus sinensis cultivar Valencia sweet orange chromosome 2, DVS_A1.0, whole genome shotgun sequence genome, ATGTTGAAGTGTTGGTGAAGATACATACTGACTTAGCTTATGAACTGAATAGGCAATTTCAGGTCTTGTCAAAACTAAATACTGAAGACCTCCTACAATGCTTCTGTAATGAGATGGATCTTCTATGTAATAACCCATTTCCCCTTCTATATTCTTCTGCAATCTGTAATCTTTGCTGCTGCTCATTGGTGTATCTATTCCTTTACACTCGAGCATATCAGCTTTAGCCAGCAAGTCTCTGATATACTTCCTTTGTGACAGATACATACTGCCAAGATCATACAAAACTTCTATTCCAAGAAAATAAGATAGCTTTCCCAGATCCTTTAATGCAAATGCAGAACTGAATAGCTTGATAAAATCTTCCAGCTCATCACAATTTGATCCTGTAATCAAtatgtcatccacatatatcaggattaaaataattgatcttttattctttttcaagaACAAAGATGAGTCAGACTTAGAATTCTCAAATCCCCATTGCACAAGACTGTTTCTCAGCTTGTCAAACCATGCTCGTGGAGCTTGTTTCAAACCATAAAGTGCCTTGTGAAGCTTGCACACAAAATCAGGTCTTTTGGAATCAATAAACCCTTCTGGTTGACTCATATACACCTCCTCAATTAAATCTCCATTTAAGAATGCATTATTCACATCAACCTGTCTTATTTGCCACTGATTCATTACTGCTAGACTCAGGACTATTCTAACTGTTGCTGCTTTCACCACTGGACTAAAAGTCTCAAAGTAGTTCACTCCTTCTATTTGCTGAAATCCTTTAGCAACCAACCTTGCCTTATATTTTGCAACACTTCCATCAGTATTTGATTTCACTCGAAATACCCATTTGTTGCCAACAAGTTTGTGATGTTCTGTTCTTGGCACAAGTGTCCAGGTACCATTTGACATTAGTGCATCATATTCAGCTTTCATTGCTTGAAACCATCTCTCATCATTGATAGCCTCCTGAACTGTATCTGGTTCTTTATGCAACAATACTGCAGTATATACCTTTGGCTTAAAGATACCTGCTTTCCCTCTAGTGATCATGGGGTGTTGGTTTAGTGATGGTGAGGTTGTCACTGTTTGATTGAGATGAGGGATATTGCTATTGTGTTGGTTTTGTGAATTTTCATCTGAGGGCTGTTCTAATGTTGTGTCAGGTATAGAAGGTAACATTATAGGTGCAGATGGATTATTTCTGTCTGTGTTTGAGGGTTGTTGATCTGTTACCTGTGTTGAGACTACTGTTGAAGGAAAAATGTTGCCACTGGAGTATGCTTGAGAGAAAGATTCATTGCTGGTGACTGAAAAATCTGTTATGACAGGTAATGTTGATAACTGGAAAACTTGTATAGGAGTAATTGTGCAATATGTATCAGACttagatttatttgaattatgaaAGCTAGGATCAGCTGCAAATGGATAAGAGTGTTCATCAAAGACAACATGCctagctatatatatatgtccaGAGGGGTGATAACACTTGTAGCCTTTATGAGATGGActataaccaagaaaaatgcaTTTGGTTGTGTGATAGTCAAACTTGTGCTTATTGTAATCTCTCAGATATGGATAACAAGCACATCCAAAGCATTTCAGCATTTTATAATCAGCCTTGTGTTTATAAAGCTTTTCATATGGAGTAGACATCTTAAGTGCAGAAGTAGGGAGTCTATTAATGTGATAGACTGAGGCATGAAAAGCATCCCACCAGAATTGAAAAGGGAGTTTGGCTTGAGCTAGAAGTGTCAGTCCTAATTCTACAATTTGtctgtgttttctttcaacaagGCCATTCTGATGATGAGTGTAAGGGCAAGAGTGTCTAAAGAGAATGCCACATTCATTTAGAAAGGCAGTAAATGGTCTGTATTCTCCCCCCCAGTCAGATTGTAGAATTTTGATAGaagtttgaaattgtttttcaacttgAAGTTTGAACAGCTTGAACACTTCTAGAGCTTCTGATTTAAGTTTCAAAGGATAAATCCAGGTGTATCTGGTATGATCATCCACAAAGCTAATGTAATATCTAAAGCCATCTCTAGAATATGCTGGTGAGGGACCCCATAGATCAGTGTGAACAAGTTCTAGAGCTGATGTGGATTTGATATCAGTGATTGGAAAATGAAGTTTATGAAATTTTCCTAGCTGACATGCTTCACAGAAATGCTTTGTAGCTTGATTAACAATATTTGTAGAGCACAAATTGGGATGCACAAGCTTAAGCAAATGAATTAGACTTTGAGTATTAGGATGACCAAATTGTTTGTGGAGTAAAGACATTTTATTGAATGAATCAGTGCTACAAGTATTCTTATTTGACTGAAAACATTTTCCAGAACAAGAACTATTAACTGAAGTGCTGAAATAACACTGAGATAGCATGGACACAGGCTTATTTATTGAGCTCTGAGATAGAAAAGAGGTAAATGTAGATTGTGATGATGAACTCAGCTGCAATTTGTATAAACCTTTCTCAGCAATACCCAGTAGCAGAATTTTCCCTTTCAGTATATCCTTCACAAAGCAAACAGAACCAAGGAATTCAACAGACAAGTCATTATCAGTGGTCAATCTAGAAACacttattaaattctttgtaATAGATGGAACAAGCAGTATATCTTTAAGTGCAATGCATGTACTTGCATATTGTATTTTAGAGCTTTGAATTGTAAGATTGGCATTACCAACATGTGTGATTGACAAACCTTTACCATCACCAATGATAAGCTTGTCATTACCTCTAAACTCATTGCTGACATGCATATTTGCCATACTATTTGTTAGATGATGTGTAGCTCCACTGTCAAGGTACCATCCTTCATCTGCTGGTCCTTCAAAGTTAGCAGCAtaagcagctccagctccactcACAGGTGAGCTCATTGAGTCAGATATGTATGAAGAATATGGTGGATTATACACGTGAGGTATCCCTGAATAATCAGCTGCAGCAGGCCATGAATCTTCAGTAGGTGCATTAAAATATGTCATATAGGCTGATCTCtgatttcttcctcttttcaTGTGTTGAGGcatataattttcttcaaacctATGCCAACATTCTACTGCTGTGTGTCCAGATTTAAAACAGATCTGACAAACAACAGTCTGTTCCTCGTTACCATCAGAATTCGACAAACTAGAATTAACACTATATTGTCCTCTCATGAATTGTGCCTGCTTATTATTGTTTCCAATCATTTGACCTCTGCCAAGATTATTACCAAGATTTCCAGATCCAGAGGGAAAGCCTCTTGGATGAGAATTGATAAACATTCCTCTTCCAGTATGAAAATTGTTTCTTCCAAATTGATTTCCACCATGAAATCCTCCATTATATCCACCTCTTCGAGCACTACCTCTTGTTTGAGCATAATAAGCATTCATCATACCATaaccattattattatgagaAACATTAGCAAGATTTGCATTGAACATCTGTTTTTCATTTAGACTCTGTTCTAATCTTGTTTCATGCGTGAGCAGCAATGCATAGGAATCATCAAAATCTAGCTTACTAGCAGTAATGAAAGTTGCTAAATCTAGATAGCCTGGTCCAAGACCATTAAGGATCTGTTGTAACAGATCTTTGTCAGAAACTGGACTACCAGCACAGGCTAATTTATCTgctatttgtttcattttcaaacaatAATCTTCTACATTTAGTGAATCTTTTCTCAAAACACTCATCTCATATTTGAGTTGAAGAACTCTAGCTTCAGATTTTGCACCAAACTTTTTCTCCAATGTTTTCCACACATCATATGCAGTATTACAAGAATGAACATGACTGAGAATACCTTCAGTGATTGAGCTTAATAGCCAGCTTAGTAATGTCTGATCCTGTGACCTCCAGATTATATATTCTGGATTTTCAACTTGTTGTGTAACTCTTCCCATTGTTTCAGCATAGCTTCCTGAAGTAAGAAATTGAGTAGGTGCTGCCTTTTCTCCATTGATGTAGCCTTCAAGTCTGTTTCCTCTTATAGAAGCTAATACTTGATTTCGCCAGAGCATATAATTGGATCTATCCAATTTGATTGGCGTAATGAATGAGAAGGTAGTCTGTATTGATTGATTCATGTTTGTTGTGTTTGGATTTGTGTTTAAATTGCTTGAGCTTGCCATATTtctggctctgataccatgtaaAAATGAGTTGCAAATGCTGTTTGGTTACTGAgaaacagagagaaaattgaTGAATATTCCAGATCttattatttcattcattACAAATGAGTAAATCACAAGTCTTTTATACTTgcattttattagtaaaagcTATTAACGAAACTGATCTGTATTAACTAACTAATCACGCGAACTCTCATTGCTGCATAACAGAATCAGCTGACTCAGCATTGTTGACGTGGCATTGCTGACGCACCTTAGCTTCTGACTTCTTCTCTCTTCTCAGCTCAGCACAATGAGCTTTCTTCACAGTTAGGATATGTGGTTAACAAATAGTTATACGGTGATATATGGAAAATGTGGCTAAGAAATATGATatgatatatacatataagCAGCTAGATTTTTTGGTGAAAAGTAAAATGccctataattatattatatatgtacgTCGGTTTTATTATGACGCGGCCAAATGCAGTACTGCTCCTACATTGAAAAGGAATCTACTTCTTTTTATGTCAGTTATAACAATACGACACTTGCAACAAAACCATTTTCTTGGCAATTGAAGTAatatcacattttttttcaaattcaaattttcaaccaaaatgtggtttgtcattattaaaatgctaaaggaaatgaaataatttttattcatcatGTATTGTCTATTTTACAATGATATAAATACACAAGCTATTGTAATAattacaagagaaaaaaaataaataaaggaggGTGGTAATTGTCTAgagtaaaataaatgaaagaggGTAATAGTTGTCTAGTGGGGTTGATgacaattattatatttatttcaaaaatcacCATTGCGTGTCAAAAGTTATCATTACATTTTTACATGTACTTTGTAATTATTATGCTTGCCTACCAAGAGTCATAGAGCTCTTTGCCTACCAATCTCATACTTCACAACACGCAATGATGATTTCCGATTATTATCAACGGTCACCACTGCTCATCAATACCATACTCTGGTATTGTTGCTAATCTACATGCCTATTCCAAATCACCATGGCACAGGTGGAAGGCAACATTGAGgcaaaattatttcaacatTTCGTGGGCATCTATCTCCGTCGTTGCAGTGGTTGTTGTCCTTTGACCCACGTTCACACAAACAGTTTGTTCTCTCATTGCATTgtaaaccaatttttttatgctattttcaatcttttttaaagaaaaatttcacgGCTTGTGTATATTGTCAGTACTTTTGTTTTGCTCAGCTCAACCACGGAATGGACAAGCAcataattgatgataaaaatttgttaatttactaAGCTCGCGCGTCGGTATCAAGAAACAAACATTGTACACATATATTGTCTACTTGTCAccttactttttaatttgtcacCTAACTATAACATTGTTAAAAATATACTTAGGGTGATTTCTATacttagggtgcgtttggaatCGAGGTTAGACAACTAtatcttaaaagttacaatattaAAGTATTTGTTAAACACTAATTGCCATAGCTTGGAAGATATGTTGAAATGATTTCTCAATtgtatcataaaaaatatattatatctttaataattttgttaaaattattttttaaaatttatatttactacaaattattaacttttgtttcatacttacttttttttttcacaaaagctgtagcttaaaagttacaacatctcaatcccaaacaagACCTTACCGTTGTTTTCACTCACCTTTCCAATTccattataataaaaatttgataattttactagTCGGGTTTGATTATGTTGGAGTTACTCCGCTTTAgagcatatttttaaaactatatgatcaaaataataacatatttttttattatttttcatttcgaTTGTATGGCTTCGAAACTCCTCTAAAATAGCCACGGCCTTTTACTAATTTATCGAAATAAAGAGATAgaccaatttattaattgtctACGTGTAATCTCAATTTTTGAATGTATCACCGAGCTAACGTCAATAATGGAGAAAgatagaagaaaaagaaaagcaatattgtaaaagtttgatgcagtcaattaaaggaAATGGCAAAAGAGAGATAAATAAGCACACTTGTTGCATCTAAACAGTAtaacagaaaaataacaaactttaatacAATGAATAAGTGCTGAATTAGTAACTAATTCAGCTGCATGGGAATCTCTTCATAACAGTTTTGCCATCTGGAACTTTCCAGCTTCTCACGTGCACCTTTCACTCTCATTCCCGCACTGGCTGCtggatttatattttcaaaagagAGACCAACTTACCAATTAAtcagtaataattttatcaaactgCCTCTGTTTGTAGATCTATTACCActgattttgtttcacttttttttttttcagctaTCGAACAGATCTAACTTCTCCCTTCTTCCAAATGCAGGGCTGGAAATGCAGCTAGTGCGAGAGATGCAGATGCAGATCGGGATCGGCCTTCCACTTTAGAtcctcactttttttttttttttttgaaaagcgCTTTAGATCCGCTTTAGATccaaggggaaaaaaaaaaaaacacaagcgcttttttaaaacttattgtAGGCCCacatttttattgattaattaaatcatttttgtcTTGCTTCTGTCCTCTCTCAGTTCAAATAGCAGAACTCATAAATATAGTTGACTTGACTCCAGCTGGCACTCCAACGTGTGATGAATTTGGTTCAGCTTCACTAGTGAATTCAACAATTATAAAAGTGGGTTGTTTGGGCATGTGGAGCAAAAAGGCCACAGGCAGAAGCAGGAATGTGAGTTTTTctcgttctttttttttttttttaaatattgatgttTCAACTTTCAAGATACATATTCttattccttaaaaaaaaaagaaaaaggatacATATTCTTATATGTACCTTTAATCATTAATTCTGGAAATGAGTTAGCTGTGCAGATTGTTTTCGGTTATTAATTGTTTCTAATGCTGTCATCTAAATATACtgataatttcatttattttaatttgttgcttcTGCAGTGAACAATTAATAGAAGATGGATGACAGTGAGGCTGTATCGATTGATATGGAGAAGCTAGCAGATACTTTGAGTGGGAATTTGGAGACCCTGCATCACTTGTCTAAAGATTGTTCCATCTATAGAGTTGCTGAGCCCACGCGGTGTTTAAATCCAAGTCATTTTACTCCGCAAATGGTTTCAATTGGCCCTTTTCATCATGGTAAGGAAGAGCTAAAACCCATGGAAGAGCATAAACAGAGGTACCTAAAATACTTTCTTCAACGGACTAAGGTACGTATGGCTCGTTTCCTCTCTTTTATAAAGGAAAGGGAAACAAAACTGCGCAATTGCTATGCAGAAACCATTCGTAATCTTGGAAGTGATGAGTTCGTAGCGATGGTTTTAGTGGATGCTGTCTTTCTTATTGAGTTCTTTCTGAGATATTATAAACGTAATTTAAGAACTGATGATGATCGCATTTTCAAAAAACCCAAATTGTATTTGGAAATACAGGATGACTTTTTGCTGGTAGAAAATCAGCTTCCATTATTCATTCTCAATGACTTGTTTGATCTAGCCAAAACAGCAACCTATGAAGATGCCTTTTACGAGAATATTTCCCTTGCCGAAATTGCTTGTTTTTGGTTCGAGAACTATGTAATTGAGCCACTGGACAAGAATCCGGTAAAAATCCACTTTCCCAACGCTGAGCATTTTCTTCACCTGATTTTACTCTGTCTTCAGCCATCCCAGTCACGTGCTCAAATTATGTTGAAAGATCAAAACATACCCAGTGTGAAGGAACTTCACCAAGCCGGAGTCAAGTTTAAACCAGCTGCCGAGTCAACCAAAAACCTACTTGACATCAATTTTAATCAAGGAATTCTGGAAATTCCATTTTTCAAGGTGTATGATGACACGGAGCGTGCGTACAGAAATCTTCTAGCCTTTGAGAGAATGCATGACTACAACGGatattttaatgattacaTTATAATGATG contains:
- the LOC102619467 gene encoding putative UPF0481 protein At3g02645, with product MDDSEAVSIDMEKLADTLSGNLETLHHLSKDCSIYRVAEPTRCLNPSHFTPQMVSIGPFHHGKEELKPMEEHKQRYLKYFLQRTKVRMARFLSFIKERETKLRNCYAETIRNLGSDEFVAMVLVDAVFLIEFFLRYYKRNLRTDDDRIFKKPKLYLEIQDDFLLVENQLPLFILNDLFDLAKTATYEDAFYENISLAEIACFWFENYVIEPLDKNPVKIHFPNAEHFLHLILLCLQPSQSRAQIMLKDQNIPSVKELHQAGVKFKPAAESTKNLLDINFNQGILEIPFFKVYDDTERAYRNLLAFERMHDYNGYFNDYIIMMACLISCPKDEELLVQNDVIRLGNDGNIATVFGNLVRGSALDSDDFQYSGVVTDLQAYRKLPWHKWKAALKQNYFNTPWASISVIAAVILLLLTATQTVSSLIAL